A portion of the Tachyglossus aculeatus isolate mTacAcu1 chromosome 12 unlocalized genomic scaffold, mTacAcu1.pri SUPER_6_unloc_2, whole genome shotgun sequence genome contains these proteins:
- the LOC119921262 gene encoding olfactory receptor 491-like: MAFDRYSAICWPLLYLLIMSNKVHVQLVVASYVGSCVNAMIFESSVFSLSLCGPNEINHFYCDLSPLLKLACSDPRVAQILKTITSIFIILVTIPIIVISYLRILSEILRIPFTEGRHKAFSTCAFHPTTITLFYGTLTLIYMQPNSRYSMDKKKVVSVLYMVVIPVRNPLIYSLRNKDVKEVLRRVLTQKIS, from the coding sequence ATGGCTTTTGATCGTTACTCTGCCATCTGCTGGCCTCTGCTCTATCTGCTCATCATGTCCAATAAGGTGCATGTCCAGCTGGTCGTGGCTTCCTATGTGGGAAGCTGTGTCAACGCCATGATTTTTGAAAGTTCTGTGTTTAGTTTGTCCCTCTGTGGGccaaatgaaatcaatcatttcTACTGTGATTTGTCTCCTTTGCTAAAGCTTGCCTGTTCTGACCCCCGAGTGGCTCAAATCTTGAAAACTATCACTTCAATTTTCATCATTTTAGTCACGATTCCCATCATAGTCATCTCCTATCTGCGTATACTCTCTGAAATTCTCAGAATCCCCTTTActgagggtagacacaaggctttctccacctgtgcctttCATCCGACCACCATCACACTGTTCTATGGGACTCTGACGTTAATTTATATGCAGCCAAACTCCAGGTACTCAATGGATAAGAAGAAAGTGGTGTCTGTGTTATACATGGTGGTGATCCCCGTGCGGAACCCTCTGATTTACAGCCtaaggaacaaggatgtgaaggaaGTGCTGAGACGAGTATTGACTCAAAAGATTTCCTGA